In Phoenix dactylifera cultivar Barhee BC4 chromosome 1, palm_55x_up_171113_PBpolish2nd_filt_p, whole genome shotgun sequence, the genomic stretch ATTGGCCATCTCCAAGATCAAGAAATtggagctctgataccagtttgtTGGAAATATAGGAAGAGAGATTAGAGAGGAAAGGATGGAGAGGAAGAATACTTCAGATTTTTTCTATTCACTTTGGCTTTTACTTTGCTTACAAAACTATAAGACTTCTGGGTACATGAATAAACCCAAATACATGAACCACTTAAATACATATAGAAAACCCAAAAGACATGAACCacttaaatacatatatatgaatCACTACTCTCAAGGTGACCCTTTACATATTCATGAATCCGCCTAAAAGTTATTCATTAAATTAAGTTTATCTTCTCAACCGGCACTGCTTTGAAAAAGATAGAAAAGGCAACATGTTCAAACAAGCTCGTAGATCCagaattattaaaataattaacatATAACCTTAGGAAACCTCGGCGGCAACGTGATAGCCACCTAGGCATCCTGACCTctatatatgaattaaaaagaATTCAACTTTCAAACCTGTGGAAGCTTCCTCCAAAACTCACGAAGTTGAAGCTTCCAAGTAACATCAATTTAAGAGGGAGCCggagagaaaaataataataataaaaaagactcTTGAGTGACTATGTAGGGATAAACTTTTGGATAACCTGCAAGGCTGTAAGCAGAGGCCAAAGGTGAAGAGAAAAAATGTATGCCACAAGGCTACTTTCGGTCTTCAAGAACTCCCCCGATGCCGGCCTCCAACCGCCACCCGAAGGTCCGAACTCAGGCTATCTTGTTCTCCAGGATGAAGGGCCGGAAATAGCTGAGCCAACATGCTGCTGGGGCTTGTGCAAAGATACACGAGTCCGGGATCTCCCGTTCCCCCAGAACAGGATCCTCACCATCGAATACACACAGTCAAATGGAGAGACCACAAGCACTTACACAGAAGTAGTTATCTTCGTCCCGGTTATGGATCAACCACTCTCATCAAATCGCTACTACGTCATCCTTGTTAAAGGAAAGCATAAGGGGTAACATCATTTATATTTCTCAACTTTTATTCCAAACTTCTTCTTGACATGAATTCCAGTTTCCAAACACTATGATGCAATGAAAATTTGCAGGAAGGCGTTAACATGCTCAAAAGAGGAGGACAAGACAACATGCTGCTTCTGCCGATGTGTAAAGGATGTGAAACCGAAGCCTTTTGATCATAGGAACATCTACCAACAAATGGAGATCGTGGGCAAGAAAGGTTCCTTCACTGCCAAGTCCGTAGCTTCTGATGGGTACCCTCCCTGGTTGCTGAGAAGAAAGTATTGGAAGGTCTATGCTTCGAAGCCTAATAATTATAGCTTAAGCGAGGCTTCTGGAAGGAACAAATCCGTGCATGCACGCCCGCCCGAATTGCACTTCCCAATATCTGCCATGAATTCTCCTAAGATGGCTGTCGGGAAATGGTACATTCCTTTTGTGTTTGTGAAGGAAAACGGGAGCTTCGAAGAACAAATGAAGCTTTCTATGTTTTACGAGATGACTCTAGAGCAATACTGGGAAGAGGCATACACATGCGAGAATTCGTACGGCGAAAGGAAGGTTGTGGAAGTGAATTCTGGTGTTCGGCCGGAAATTGTTTTGTTGAATGGTAAGGAAGCCAAGCAAGATGTTGAACGGGGTGTTGATGGAGTGCTGTGGTTTAAGCCTCTCGACTCCATGGAAGAAGGGATAGGGTTGAGTTCGGCGATATGGGAGAGGATGAGATGGGAGGAGAATAGGGGAGGATGGGTTGCTGGTGAAGAGAAGGTAGAGAGGGTGGAGGAATATGGAGGGGTGAATGGGTGGAGGAAGTTTAGCTGTTATGTGTTGGTGGAGAGATTTGCTTTGAAGAGGATGGATGGGAGCTTGCCCTTAATCTTTGATTTCAGACACACCAACAAAATTAGtaccaagtgggagtgagtctTTTATGATCCCTTACAATCCAGCCCTACTACCTGAGCATTCCTGGTTCTTACTATTAGAActatttcttctttgttttctatGCTAGGTATTGTTTAATAACATGAACCGGTGGTCCAAAATCCAGTGCAATACGGTCTTTCATTTGGTATTTGGTGTTTCAGTTACATGTAAAAATGATCTGGCTTGCTGCTTGTGTTATTGGTGCTTGAAAGTGTAATGGTATACAGATAGTGGTTTGATCAATATTACCTGCTTCTATTGCTTCGCTCGGTAGTTTGTGTTTATAATTCAAAATTTGCTATTGACCAACAAAATTGATTCCGTGGAGATGGGCTTTAAAAATACAATTTGAATGTGCCTCAAGTCATTTTTTTGGATTCAATCTTTGGGTTACTCCAAATTGAAAGCGGGCATCTATTATTGTCCGTTAAATCCTTTTGGACCTGGGCACGTTTGACCATGGGCAGGCCTTGGTCATATACATGAATTTATTAAACTAAAGCCAGCCTATGACCATCTAATAGGAACTCGGGCTTAATTTAGATTTTGGCATGGAGGCTCAAAGATGGATTTGTTAATGTTTTCCTTATCCCCCCGACTCACTAGCACGCCTCTGGTCGGCATGCATCACCATACCACCTTCCAAAGGAATAGGGCAATATGGAGATGAATGCGCATCCTCCATCGATCTACCATGCCCGAGGCCTAACAACTGCCTCAGAGATCTCCCGCGTGCGCACTACCGATCTTTCGGTCATGCCCCATACTCCCCTATCCTCTGTCTCGCCATCATGGATCACCAGGGACAAAATCTGCTCAGTAAGCTGCTCCCTAAAGATTCACCTAATTACGGCTTCGTCCCACCTCTGCTCTTTCTGAACA encodes the following:
- the LOC103722416 gene encoding uncharacterized protein LOC103722416 codes for the protein MYATRLLSVFKNSPDAGLQPPPEGPNSGYLVLQDEGPEIAEPTCCWGLCKDTRVRDLPFPQNRILTIEYTQSNGETTSTYTEVVIFVPVMDQPLSSNRYYVILVKGKHKGKALTCSKEEDKTTCCFCRCVKDVKPKPFDHRNIYQQMEIVGKKGSFTAKSVASDGYPPWLLRRKYWKVYASKPNNYSLSEASGRNKSVHARPPELHFPISAMNSPKMAVGKWYIPFVFVKENGSFEEQMKLSMFYEMTLEQYWEEAYTCENSYGERKVVEVNSGVRPEIVLLNGKEAKQDVERGVDGVLWFKPLDSMEEGIGLSSAIWERMRWEENRGGWVAGEEKVERVEEYGGVNGWRKFSCYVLVERFALKRMDGSLPLIFDFRHTNKISTKWE